CCGGTCACTGGCGCTTCGTAGCGGAGCGTCGCGGTAAAGGTCCCCGCGCCGGCACTCGGCCGCGCGTGTGCCTTTGCTTCCACGTGCAGCGCCGGCAGCGCGCAATCGCGCACGCGAAGTCCCGAGTTCTCAGTGCCGTTTACGTATTTTCGGTAGCCCTGGGAATCATCGAGCCGCCAATCATCGCCGTTGAAGACCAGCTTGTAACCCCAGGTGCCGGGCGAAAGGTCTACGGTCGTGCTGAAGGTGCCACTTGCATCCGGCCCTTCCATCGGAACGCTGCTGTCGAAGTCGTTCCACTCGCCTGCTAGGGCGATGCTGCTCGGCGCCTGACCCGCCGGGGGCGTGTAGGTCACCCGAGTGGGGCACATCATTCCACTGTTGCCACCGGTGCCCCCGCCGCTGCCACCGCTGCCGCCGCTGCCAGCGAAGCCGCCGGGCTTCTGCGGGTCAGCGTCGTCCGTACATCCCGTGCCAATCAGCAACGCGCCCAGCGCCAGCGCCGACCATTTCCACATCGTGGCGTAGGGTAGCCGCTTCGCGTCACGGGTCCAGTGCGTGTCGACGAATCTGCGTCGTAGGGACCAATGTCAGGGACCTGGAGCAAGTCACGTTGCCGCCCGCGGCCTCGGGACTCCCGCCAAGACTTCGAGCTTGGAGTCTCACGTCGCCGCGGTCCAAGGTTTGCGCCGGTCGTGGTAGCCTGACCGCCGATGCGAGGCTCGGGATGGCTCTTCTGCTTGGTCGTGGCCTGCTCTTCTAGCTCCGGAGGCTCGGGATCGTCTGGACCGCTGACGCCACGAGACGAATGGTTCGGGAGTGCGCCCCTGCAGTGCAAGACGCCCGACGTGTGCAGCGTCGTGAACGTGCACTGCAAGGACACGGACGGCCCTGGAGCGCTACAAGGATGCATCGACGGGCGCTGCCTGAAGGGAGCGGCCTTCGGACAGGACTTCTGCGCTTCCTTCGGCGGAGTGAAGTCGGGCAGCACTTTCGAACCGTTGGCGTGCCCCGAAGGTCCGGATCGACAAGCATGTGTGGACTGCAGGGGCACGCAGGGACCTGCGTGCGTGGTGGGGCCGTGTGCGGCTACGGCGCAAGCGCTGACCGCTTGCATGGCTCCGGGGTCGGAAGCGCTGCCCGCGGGTGTCGAGCGTGTCGACTGGCGGTATCAAGATCTCGACACGGGAAAGCGCGTCGCCTGCGATCCGGAGGCGAATGCGTTCGAGAAGTGCGTGGCGGACAACTGCCCGGACCTAGTCGCGTGCGGTAGCGCAAAAGCGCCGTCGCCCCAGGCTCCTTCGCTGTGACGCTGGTTTCGTTCCAGCCCGAGTCCGAGTGCCCGTCCGGCGCGGCCGGCGCGGGGTCATCTCCATGTCATTTGCTCCGCGCCTCGGAATCCTCGCTGGCGCCGCTGCGGGGATGACTCAGAACTCGAAACGAGCACGCGGTAGGTCGCACGCCCCCTCAGGTGCCCTGCAACCAAGCCCGCGCTTTCGGCAATCCACAGTTTGCGCGCAGTCCGCATTCGTCGCATAGCACGCCCCGTGTTGCAGTGTGCACATGGCCGCCCGTAGACAGCCTGCAGAGCGGCGACAATGCACAGGCCTATCGGCGATGCATCGATCGCCAGAGCGAACGCACAAGCCATGCTCGCGACAATCCTCCGACGCAGCGCAATCACTGTCGCTAGTCGCGACGCATTCGCCGCGGCGAGCGACGCAGCGGCCCTGACTGGCGCACGGCGGAGGAGTATCTGCTGCCGGTGCGCGTCGGCAGTCGGCATCGTTTTGCACGCCGAACACGCATCGACCGTCGACGAGGGAACAACTGCCGCCCTTTCGGCAAAACCGGGACTGCTGGCAGTGCTCGTCACTCGTCGGCACGCAAGCGCCCGCGACGACCGCACAACGGCCTGCCAGCTGACACGCGCCCAATGCTCTACAGCCAGCTGGTGTCTCGGCCGCCGGAACGCACAGGCCGCCCCGCGCGACGCAGGCGCCGAATCGCTTGCATGACTTGCTCGCGGCGCAGTCCTCGTCACTCAGTGCCCGGCACAGGTTGCCCTGCGAGCTGCACTGCCCCCAGACAGTACACCCCCACCAACTGCGGCAAGGATCGCCCGGCGGCGCGGAGGTTTCGCCTGCCTTGGAGGGATGGCGGGCCGAGCTGACACCGCAGCTTGTCCACGCGGCACCCAGAAGAACCGCCAGGCCAACGACAGCCGGAGCCCGCATGACGCAAGGGGTCTACGCATCCCCAACCTTGGGGTCAATCGAGGAGGGTGGTCCGCGACGCCGACCGGCGCGGCTACGTAGGCTGTTGCTGCCCTCGGCCGAGCGTGAATCTCACGGACGATGCCTGCGGGAACGCTTCAGGTGCTCAGCGCGTTGACGCTTTCGGGCGCGATTGCTTCGAGATAGCGACGCAGTCCTGGCTGCGTGTCGAGATCTTCGCGCAGACCTTCGAGGCGCTCGCGAGAAGCGTCCACTTCGAAACACGCGAGCTCGCCGAGGACGTCGTCCTGAAGCAAGACGTGATACTCGTCGAGGCGACTGCGCGCGATGTCTGCAGCCAGGGTGAAGTCGCGCCGGCGCATGGCCAGGATCAAGTGGACCGAACGGCGTGTCGACTCCAGCGTAGCAGTGGCGCTCGCTTCGCGTTCCAAATGCGCCAGCGCTCGTAGCGCGCCTGACTCGTCCCCCGTTGCAGCCAGCAGCCGAGCCAGTTGTGCCCGGGCGCCGCCGCTGATCGCCATTGCGGCAGAAGCGCGACCGCCGGTCAGTGCGACTCGTGCATGGGTCAGTGCTGCCTCGAGGTTGCCTTCTCGCTCCGCTGCTTGGGAGAGCGCGAGTGCGGCGGCTGCCGCGAAAGGACCCGTGCCGCGGGCCACTCGTTCCAACTCGGTCCGCGCCGGCGAACTCTGCTCCAAGACGAAGCGTCGCACGAGGGAATGCAGGCGCTCGTGCTCGCGCTGACGGAGCCACGCATAGAGCGCCAGTGCGCCCGCGCCTACCGTGACGAAGCTGAGCCAACGCAGAACGAACGCGTCGCGGGGCAGCGTGCGCGAGATGGCGTAGAGCCCGGCGCTTGCACCAGCGATGAGCAGCAGCGCGCGCATCGATATGAGGCGATGCGAGCCGAGAGGTGGGTCGGAAGTCTGTGGTTCGTGGGCCAGGTCGGGAAGCTCGAAGGCGCGCACGGCGTGCTCCACGAACTCCCCGGCTCCGGGAAGGATGCGATTGGCCCAAGCACTGCGATCGTGTGCGTCTACCGCGGTGGATGCGTCGGGCGTAGCCGCGTCGTCAGCCGCCACGTCCTTCACAACTGTGCTGTCGGTCGGCACGTCGTCGACCGACGCATCGTCGGCGGTCCGCGGAGCATCGACGGGCGCGTTCGTCAATCGGCTCAGTGCACGCAGCAGAGCGCGCTCGCGAGGAGGCAGGAACTCGCGCATGAAAGCTTCGTGTGCACTCAGGTGCTCGCTCAACCGGGCAGGGTCTGACCGCAACGTGAGTGCTTGCGCGAGTCTGGCGTGAGCGACGGCGTGCGGATCGGTCCAGGGATCCGCCAAGAGCGCTGCGACGTCGGCGTGTGCGTGCTCCCGGTTGCCTGCGGCTGCATGAACGAACGCGCGCCGCCCCTGCGCCAGGGCTCGCAGGGACCGCGCGTGAACGCGGCCGTACCAGGGCAAAGGGAGCGCGAGGGCCGAGTCGAAGTGGGTGAGCGCGTCGCCAAGCTCTGCCCGACGGATGGCGTGGTGCGCACGCATCAGCAGCGCCGACAGAAGAGCCAATCCAGCGCCGCTCGACGCCTCCGCCCGGGTCAAGAGCGATCGGGCTTCGTCCAGGTTCCCCGCCGTCGTCTCGCCGAAGGCTCGGGTCAGCAGCGCCGTGGCCCAAGCGTAGGGAACCGCAAAAAGACCTACCCAGAGCAGGTACGCCAACAATGCCGTACTCACGAACGCCGCAAAGGGGCTGCCGGTCCACACCAGCCACCCGGTCGTCAGGGCACTGATGCCTGCACCAACGAGCGAGTAGATGCGCTGATGCTCCAAGAGAGTCGCCTAGTAGCACCGCGCCATTGGGGGAACAATCGCGGCTTGTCCGGCATCGCACTGCGAACAGAGAACGGCTACTGCATGTACAGCATCGAGAGCCCGCGCTGCCTACTGCACGAACAGAATCGAGAGTTCCGCGCTGCTCACTGCACGAACAGAATCGAGAAGTCCGCGCTGCTCACCGCCGCGGAAACGATGGACCGCGGGTACACCTGCGCGTACTGAGTGGATGGCACCACGGCCGCATTCACGGCCATGGTGCGGCTGCTCACGATTGCCACGGAATCTGTCGACGAATAGCCAGTGTATGCCACGCGGTAGTGCAGCAACGCGTTGCCTGCGTCATAGATGGGGGTGGCGGTCCAGGTCGCATACTGATCCCCGAAGGTGTTCGAGCCCGTCACCGTCCCCGCGGCACTGACCGTTGCGAACGCAGCGCCGGTGGCGCTGGGCGCCCACAAGACGAATCCGAGATCCGCATTCGCGCCCGCCAAGTCGTAGGTGCGGACGTCGCACTTCCCTGCGTTGGCACTGGTCGTCACGTAGCCTGCGAGTGCGTTGGCGAGCACGTTCGCGAGAACTGCGCGGTTGCTCTGGCACGCTGCGTGAGTGACTTCATATGCGCCGGTGGAGATGTGGCTCACCGTCGGCGCTCCCGACGACGTGGTTATCGCCCCGTTCGACTTCACGTAGGCCCACATTTCGTCGGCATGAGCAGGAGCCACCACCGCAGAGAAGTCCCAATCGGTTGCAGTGCCGCTCTGATTGCCGATGCGAACCACGAAGTCGGCGCCGCTGCAGGTGACGGAAACCGGGCGCAAGCTGCTGGACGATGGTGCGACCACCAAGCCACTGGTTGGACACGACTCCGTGGTGGCTGTCAGGCTGTAGGTGCCGGTTCCCAGTTTGCCCACGCTCTGGAAGCCGCGCATCTTCGTGATGGTTCCCGTCGCACCGATCTTGACAAAGGAGTAGGTGCGTCCGCAGATCTCGTCGCTGCTTCCGTCGCAATCGTCGTCCAAGTTGTTTCTGCACTTTTCCGGCGCGGCTTGGGGA
This genomic stretch from Polyangiaceae bacterium harbors:
- a CDS encoding MopE-related protein translates to MPRQGAAWLILAAIYVASCGGSDDAGLGGVAGGGGAGLGGSAAGGNGGVSGGSGASGVGGASGAAAMGAGGAVDAGADVSSGGAGGDSGSGGSQDASSDASTGGAPDASSDASMGGAPSGGSAGVDAGSGGSPSGGSAGVDAGSGGSPSGGAPSGGSAGVDAGSGGSPSGGAPSDAGSDASGGGGAIDAGCSVEVCDGKDNDCDGKIDEDDPAAGTHCTVPSKLGECAKGVLACVKSKLVCAQVNFPAQEQCNGKDDDCDGAVDETDPLLGQSCVVAGQSGVCMNGKYLCQAGQLLCGQNPQAAPEKCRNNLDDDCDGSSDEICGRTYSFVKIGATGTITKMRGFQSVGKLGTGTYSLTATTESCPTSGLVVAPSSSSLRPVSVTCSGADFVVRIGNQSGTATDWDFSAVVAPAHADEMWAYVKSNGAITTSSGAPTVSHISTGAYEVTHAACQSNRAVLANVLANALAGYVTTSANAGKCDVRTYDLAGANADLGFVLWAPSATGAAFATVSAAGTVTGSNTFGDQYATWTATPIYDAGNALLHYRVAYTGYSSTDSVAIVSSRTMAVNAAVVPSTQYAQVYPRSIVSAAVSSADFSILFVQ